From a single Arachis hypogaea cultivar Tifrunner chromosome 3, arahy.Tifrunner.gnm2.J5K5, whole genome shotgun sequence genomic region:
- the LOC112787849 gene encoding factor of DNA methylation 4 isoform X1 — protein sequence MSSATKNIKLKMKAEPQSPPPTITNIGADEAQVEDQPLIGVLANIPLQWNSNTGCFVGPSGFVLKQQLSKRGFRPLKVEVLCCGQRGHSGFALVYFDLLEQATMFGKSFQKGGCGKCEWNNAFVCPSNKFLYGWIASNDDYRFEGIVGQHLRKTRGLNLKGVFDDMKEEEQYEKTVLHYNSELHSSKGGRFSFLIDNLLKQKDEVVQRYHQDMGEAHQSAQKYLENIISQREDVRVLLKQEIEMRSTALVVGQVLNETELGKIHKEKLMIENASLEQRKADHNLVLLLEKHKKQKEELHRGIIDFETGVEEKHMLELEMEQMKGALKVMRHMGDAGDEEMRARIDTIQERLKEKEQYKYKRLEAMNQTLGVHEDLQRFLKECSKSIPTCIKSDADLDYKPFLHVAKRICFDHKEVGLSSEGNCYLEDPSWNPFSNIEGIDKEETDIND from the exons ATGTCTAGTGCTACCAAAAACATCAAGTTGAAAATGAAAGCTGAGCCACAATCTCCTCCTCCTACCATTACCAACATTGGAGCTGATGAAGCCCAAGTTGAAGATCAACCGTTGATTGGTGTGTTAGCAAACATACCCCTTCAATGGAACAGCAACACTGGTTGTTTTGTAGGACCAAGTGGTTTTGTTCTCAAGCAACAACTATCTAAGAGAGGGTTCAGACCCTTGAAAGTTGAAGTCCTTTGTTGTGGCCAAAGAGGTCATTCTGGTTTTGCTCTTGTTTACTTTGATTTGTTGGAACAAGCCACCATGTTTGGGAAGAGCTTCCAAAAGGGTGGTTGTGGCAAATGCGAGTGGAACAACGCTTTTGTTTGTCCCTCCAACAAGTTTCTCTATGGTTGGATTGCTAGCAATGATGATTACAGGTTTGAAGGGATTGTTGGTCAGCATCTTAGGAAGACAAGAGGTTTGAACTTGAAGGGTGTTTTTGATGAcatgaaagaagaagaacaatatGAGAAAACGGTGCTGCATTACAATAGTGAGTTGCATTCATCAAAGGGTGGTAGATTTTCCTTCCTTATTGATAATCTCTTGAAGCAAAAGGATGAGGTGGTTCAACGTTACCATCAAG ATATGGGGGAGGCTCATCAGAGTGCACAGAAGTATCTAGAAAACATCATATCTCAGCGAGAGGATGTTAGGGTGCTGCTGAAGCAGGAGATTGAGATGAGAAGCACTGCACTGGTTGTAGGGCAAGTCCTAAATGAAACTGAGTTGGGAAAAATCCACAAAGAGAAACTAATG ATTGAGAATGCTAGTTTGGAACAAAGAAAAGCTGATCACAATTTAGTCTTACTGTTGGAGAAACACAAG AAACAGAAGGAAGAACTTCACAGAGGGATTATTGATTTTGAAACGGGTGTTGAAGAGAAGCACATGCTGGAGTTGGAAATGGAGCAAATGAAAGGGGCTCTGAAAGTAATGAGGCATATGGGAGATGCTGGTGATGAGGAAATGCGTGCAAGGATTGACACCATTCAAGAAAGGCTCAAGGAGAAAGAACAATACAAATACAAGAGGTTAGAAGCAATgaatcaaacacttggtgtgcatgaggaCTTACAAAGG TTTTTGAAGGAATGTTCAAAAAGCATTCCCACATGTATCAAAAGTGATGCAGACCTTGATTACAAACCGTTTCTTCATGTGGCCAAGAGAATTTGTTTTGACCATAAAGAAGTGGGTTTGTCCTCAGAGGGGAACTGCTACCTTGAGGATCCTAGCTGGAATCCATTTTCCAATATTGAAGGAATCGACAAG GAGGAAACGGATATAAATGATTAA
- the LOC112787849 gene encoding factor of DNA methylation 4 isoform X2 — MSSATKNIKLKMKAEPQSPPPTITNIGADEAQVEDQPLIGVLANIPLQWNSNTGCFVGPSGFVLKQQLSKRGFRPLKVEVLCCGQRGHSGFALVYFDLLEQATMFGKSFQKGGCGKCEWNNAFVCPSNKFLYGWIASNDDYRFEGIVGQHLRKTRGLNLKGVFDDMKEEEQYEKTVLHYNSELHSSKGGRFSFLIDNLLKQKDEVVQRYHQDMGEAHQSAQKYLENIISQREDVRVLLKQEIEMRSTALVVGQVLNETELGKIHKEKLMIENASLEQRKADHNLVLLLEKHKKEELHRGIIDFETGVEEKHMLELEMEQMKGALKVMRHMGDAGDEEMRARIDTIQERLKEKEQYKYKRLEAMNQTLGVHEDLQRFLKECSKSIPTCIKSDADLDYKPFLHVAKRICFDHKEVGLSSEGNCYLEDPSWNPFSNIEGIDKEETDIND, encoded by the exons ATGTCTAGTGCTACCAAAAACATCAAGTTGAAAATGAAAGCTGAGCCACAATCTCCTCCTCCTACCATTACCAACATTGGAGCTGATGAAGCCCAAGTTGAAGATCAACCGTTGATTGGTGTGTTAGCAAACATACCCCTTCAATGGAACAGCAACACTGGTTGTTTTGTAGGACCAAGTGGTTTTGTTCTCAAGCAACAACTATCTAAGAGAGGGTTCAGACCCTTGAAAGTTGAAGTCCTTTGTTGTGGCCAAAGAGGTCATTCTGGTTTTGCTCTTGTTTACTTTGATTTGTTGGAACAAGCCACCATGTTTGGGAAGAGCTTCCAAAAGGGTGGTTGTGGCAAATGCGAGTGGAACAACGCTTTTGTTTGTCCCTCCAACAAGTTTCTCTATGGTTGGATTGCTAGCAATGATGATTACAGGTTTGAAGGGATTGTTGGTCAGCATCTTAGGAAGACAAGAGGTTTGAACTTGAAGGGTGTTTTTGATGAcatgaaagaagaagaacaatatGAGAAAACGGTGCTGCATTACAATAGTGAGTTGCATTCATCAAAGGGTGGTAGATTTTCCTTCCTTATTGATAATCTCTTGAAGCAAAAGGATGAGGTGGTTCAACGTTACCATCAAG ATATGGGGGAGGCTCATCAGAGTGCACAGAAGTATCTAGAAAACATCATATCTCAGCGAGAGGATGTTAGGGTGCTGCTGAAGCAGGAGATTGAGATGAGAAGCACTGCACTGGTTGTAGGGCAAGTCCTAAATGAAACTGAGTTGGGAAAAATCCACAAAGAGAAACTAATG ATTGAGAATGCTAGTTTGGAACAAAGAAAAGCTGATCACAATTTAGTCTTACTGTTGGAGAAACACAAG AAGGAAGAACTTCACAGAGGGATTATTGATTTTGAAACGGGTGTTGAAGAGAAGCACATGCTGGAGTTGGAAATGGAGCAAATGAAAGGGGCTCTGAAAGTAATGAGGCATATGGGAGATGCTGGTGATGAGGAAATGCGTGCAAGGATTGACACCATTCAAGAAAGGCTCAAGGAGAAAGAACAATACAAATACAAGAGGTTAGAAGCAATgaatcaaacacttggtgtgcatgaggaCTTACAAAGG TTTTTGAAGGAATGTTCAAAAAGCATTCCCACATGTATCAAAAGTGATGCAGACCTTGATTACAAACCGTTTCTTCATGTGGCCAAGAGAATTTGTTTTGACCATAAAGAAGTGGGTTTGTCCTCAGAGGGGAACTGCTACCTTGAGGATCCTAGCTGGAATCCATTTTCCAATATTGAAGGAATCGACAAG GAGGAAACGGATATAAATGATTAA